In Kushneria marisflavi, the following are encoded in one genomic region:
- a CDS encoding 23S rRNA (adenine(2030)-N(6))-methyltransferase RlmJ translates to MLSYQHAWHAGNFADVHKHLAQFALIERLMEKNSALSLIDTHAGRGHYPLEAPETARLGEYRDGVLPLWRTRDQHSGLMARWCDALASLQDDPDTLSRYPGSPWWFARTMRDNDRLTLYELHPGEHRHLEDASLETPHVRRLKRDGLGGLVHQLPVRTPRLCVLIDPSYEVKDEYDAVASTLAQVVRQMRHAVVLIWYPLLGDARHQRLLDGVKSHNIAKVWRSELTHHESAGERGLYGSGLLLLNPPWQLETQLDEAFSELAALYGDQASHTSDWWMPERP, encoded by the coding sequence GTGCTTTCCTATCAACATGCATGGCATGCCGGCAACTTTGCCGACGTGCACAAGCATCTGGCCCAGTTCGCGCTGATCGAGCGCCTGATGGAAAAGAACTCGGCCCTGAGTCTGATCGATACACATGCCGGTCGCGGCCACTATCCGCTGGAGGCGCCCGAGACCGCAAGGCTTGGCGAGTACCGTGACGGGGTGCTGCCGCTGTGGCGCACGCGTGATCAACACTCCGGGCTGATGGCGCGCTGGTGTGACGCGCTGGCGTCTCTTCAGGATGATCCGGACACGCTGTCGCGCTACCCGGGGTCCCCCTGGTGGTTTGCCCGCACCATGCGTGACAACGATCGCCTGACCCTTTATGAACTGCATCCGGGTGAGCATCGCCATCTCGAGGATGCCTCGCTTGAAACGCCCCATGTACGTCGGCTCAAGCGCGATGGCCTCGGCGGGCTGGTGCATCAGCTGCCGGTTCGAACGCCCAGACTCTGCGTGCTGATCGACCCGTCCTATGAAGTGAAGGACGAGTATGACGCGGTGGCCTCGACGCTTGCGCAGGTTGTGCGCCAGATGCGCCACGCCGTGGTGCTGATCTGGTATCCGCTGTTGGGTGACGCGCGGCATCAGCGTTTGCTGGACGGCGTCAAAAGCCACAACATCGCCAAGGTGTGGCGCAGCGAGCTGACCCACCACGAGAGTGCCGGGGAGCGAGGGCTTTATGGCTCGGGACTGCTGTTGCTCAACCCGCCGTGGCAGCTGGAAACGCAGCTTGATGAGGCGTTTTCCGAGCTTGCAGCGCTATACGGTGATCAGGCCTCTCATACCAGTGACTGGTGGATGCCCGAGCGTCCCTGA
- a CDS encoding response regulator transcription factor, producing MDVTNIALIMVTKSSPQNELFLDYLRQQLDCHVQQLPTDEPPELPEHLRHCRVVALLDDDHLEESVLRDWTQQLGQYDDAIFTAFNMSNEDRAVALMMRMPLHGIFYRGDSLELISKGIRKLFEGEMWLSRPLMERLLCAYWHRQHDEQLPLASLTPREQEILGLLDSGASNLDIADRLSISEHTVKSHLYHVFRKLKVRNRAQALNLLRQQPTTVVAAPRTRRDTA from the coding sequence ATGGATGTGACAAATATTGCACTGATCATGGTGACCAAAAGCAGCCCCCAGAATGAGCTGTTTCTGGATTACCTCCGTCAGCAGCTGGATTGCCATGTACAGCAATTGCCGACGGACGAGCCACCCGAATTGCCGGAGCATTTAAGGCACTGTCGCGTTGTGGCACTGCTGGATGATGATCATCTGGAAGAATCCGTGCTGCGCGACTGGACGCAGCAGCTGGGCCAGTATGACGATGCCATTTTCACGGCCTTCAACATGAGCAATGAAGATCGGGCGGTCGCCCTGATGATGCGCATGCCGCTACACGGCATCTTCTATCGGGGGGATTCCCTTGAGCTGATCAGCAAGGGGATTCGCAAGCTTTTCGAAGGAGAGATGTGGCTGTCACGCCCCTTGATGGAGCGTCTTTTGTGCGCCTACTGGCATCGGCAGCATGACGAGCAGCTGCCGCTGGCAAGCCTGACCCCGCGGGAGCAGGAAATTCTGGGACTGCTGGATAGCGGTGCCAGCAATCTGGATATCGCCGACCGCCTGTCCATCAGCGAACATACGGTCAAGTCGCATCTGTATCACGTGTTCAGAAAGCTCAAGGTGAGAAACCGGGCACAGGCGCTGAATCTTCTTCGTCAGCAGCCCACGACCGTGGTGGCCGCGCCCCGCACAAGACGGGACACGGCCTGA
- a CDS encoding LuxR C-terminal-related transcriptional regulator, translated as MDSDVDSEKKVVVLLVTEINPQSELFMQYVRDRIGCEVETLAPRDAVPAEDDIQRVVLLDADHVNEKDMYHWEESAASESATLTLAAFNLADENQAVNLATTFRLQGVFYRRDSLALICKGIAKLINDELWMSRNLMTRLIRFYRRQQINAFRPANGLTHRELEILRLLGTGASNTEIANQLFVSEHTVKSHLYNIFRKLKVRNRIQAMNWVRQNLGGAPMPPSSRSTSSDT; from the coding sequence GTGGATAGTGACGTGGATAGTGAAAAGAAGGTAGTCGTACTACTGGTGACAGAGATCAACCCGCAAAGCGAACTGTTCATGCAGTACGTGCGGGACCGAATCGGCTGTGAAGTAGAAACGCTGGCACCGCGGGATGCCGTGCCGGCAGAAGACGACATACAACGTGTGGTGTTGCTGGACGCCGATCATGTCAATGAAAAGGACATGTATCACTGGGAAGAAAGCGCCGCCAGCGAAAGTGCTACCCTGACGCTGGCCGCCTTTAACCTTGCCGATGAAAACCAGGCCGTCAATCTGGCGACCACCTTTCGTCTGCAGGGCGTATTCTATCGCCGCGACTCGCTGGCCCTGATCTGCAAGGGCATCGCCAAGCTGATCAATGACGAACTCTGGATGTCGCGCAATCTGATGACGCGACTGATTCGTTTCTATCGCCGTCAGCAGATCAACGCCTTCCGGCCGGCCAATGGCCTGACGCATCGTGAGCTCGAGATTCTTCGCCTGCTGGGTACGGGAGCGTCCAACACCGAAATCGCGAATCAGCTGTTTGTCAGCGAACATACGGTCAAGTCGCACCTTTACAACATCTTTCGAAAACTCAAGGTACGTAACCGTATTCAGGCCATGAACTGGGTACGTCAGAACCTGGGTGGGGCACCCATGCCGCCCTCCTCTCGCAGCACGTCATCCGACACCTGA
- a CDS encoding OmpA family protein — protein sequence MKKSIWMAAPLAVVMAATGCTTTNPYTNEQQTSSLAKGAGIGALVGGVAGATKSGHHRLDKTLIGAAVGAAAGGGVGYYMDAQEAKLRQEMQGTGVSVTRVGDQIQLNMPSAITFGSDSSELSSQIHAPLDGVIKVLGEYPDTLVNIAGYTDSTGAAAYNQRLSELRAQAVGNYLARGGVNFNRLIMQGYGASNYVASNDTPEGRAQNRRVTVTLVPNGNS from the coding sequence GTGAAGAAAAGCATCTGGATGGCGGCACCACTGGCCGTAGTCATGGCCGCCACGGGCTGTACCACTACCAATCCCTATACTAATGAGCAGCAGACCTCGAGTCTGGCCAAGGGCGCAGGCATTGGTGCGCTGGTCGGCGGTGTGGCCGGTGCCACCAAAAGTGGTCACCACCGTCTCGACAAGACCCTGATCGGTGCGGCCGTGGGCGCTGCCGCCGGTGGTGGCGTCGGCTACTACATGGACGCTCAGGAAGCCAAGCTGCGTCAGGAGATGCAGGGCACCGGGGTAAGCGTGACTCGTGTCGGCGATCAGATTCAGCTCAACATGCCCAGCGCCATTACCTTTGGCAGCGACTCCAGCGAGTTGTCCTCGCAGATTCATGCTCCGCTGGATGGCGTCATCAAGGTGCTCGGCGAGTATCCCGATACGCTGGTCAACATTGCCGGCTACACCGATTCTACCGGTGCTGCGGCCTACAACCAGCGCCTGTCCGAGCTGCGGGCTCAGGCCGTGGGCAACTATCTGGCCCGTGGTGGCGTCAACTTCAACCGCCTGATCATGCAGGGTTATGGCGCCAGCAACTACGTGGCCAGCAACGACACCCCTGAAGGCCGGGCGCAGAACCGTCGCGTCACGGTCACACTGGTGCCCAACGGCAACAGCTGA
- a CDS encoding SulP family inorganic anion transporter yields the protein MSKAFSLKTLPQDLPAGIVVFLVAIPLCLGISLASGAPPLSGLIAGIIGGIVVSLFSGSSLSVSGPAAGLTVIVLGAVEQIGLSGLFMATVLAGALQLLFGFLRLGKIGAFVPSAVIKGMLAAIGLILILNQIPLALGLSQDSDVSLLNLEGLAAGLSPVALAIAAVSLAILVSWEKPFMPAAIKRFPGPLVAVLVAIAMDRLALSLGLPGALDGGQRISLPGLGGPVDFIGQLQLPMVSDLLKPQVYMTAVTLALVASLETLLSLEAVDKIDPLKRHSPPHRELKAQGIGNMVSGMVGGLPITAVIVRSSANVQAGGRTRLSSFVHGVLLLCSVAFVAGALEFIPLACLAAVLLHTGYKLARPATILAHYHQGWQRFVPFAVTVVAIMVTNLLEGVIIGFLCGLYFLVRANYHSSVSFTQQDRHALLRFHTDVSFLNRDKVRFYLDDIADGSHLIIDAREAAFIDPDIQEDIDNFVYSSHERDIVVELKQVNGLTASYPALRPVGTNVQEDNMPAARSA from the coding sequence ATGAGCAAAGCATTTTCATTGAAGACATTGCCACAGGATCTGCCTGCCGGCATCGTGGTCTTTCTGGTCGCTATTCCCCTGTGCCTGGGAATTTCCCTGGCTTCAGGAGCGCCGCCGCTTTCAGGCCTGATTGCCGGCATTATCGGCGGTATTGTGGTGTCGCTTTTCAGCGGTTCTTCCCTGAGTGTGTCCGGTCCGGCCGCCGGGCTGACCGTCATCGTGCTGGGCGCGGTGGAGCAGATTGGTCTGAGCGGGCTTTTCATGGCCACGGTGCTGGCCGGGGCGCTGCAGCTGCTGTTCGGTTTTTTGCGTCTTGGCAAGATTGGCGCCTTTGTTCCCTCGGCCGTGATCAAGGGCATGCTGGCCGCCATTGGACTGATTTTGATTCTAAACCAAATTCCGCTGGCATTGGGCCTTTCGCAGGACAGTGACGTCTCGCTTTTAAACCTTGAAGGACTGGCCGCCGGGCTGTCGCCGGTGGCGCTGGCGATTGCGGCGGTGTCGCTGGCGATTCTGGTCAGCTGGGAAAAACCTTTCATGCCGGCGGCAATCAAGCGTTTTCCGGGTCCACTGGTGGCCGTACTGGTGGCTATCGCCATGGATCGACTGGCGCTGTCACTGGGTCTGCCCGGCGCTCTGGATGGCGGGCAGCGCATTTCCCTGCCGGGATTGGGTGGGCCGGTTGATTTTATTGGTCAGCTGCAACTGCCGATGGTGTCTGATCTGCTCAAGCCACAGGTCTATATGACGGCCGTGACGCTGGCACTGGTGGCCAGTCTTGAAACCCTGTTAAGTCTTGAGGCCGTGGACAAGATCGACCCGCTCAAGCGTCATTCGCCACCCCATCGTGAACTCAAGGCGCAGGGCATCGGCAACATGGTCAGTGGCATGGTAGGGGGGCTGCCGATCACGGCCGTGATTGTGCGCAGTTCGGCCAATGTGCAGGCGGGCGGACGTACACGCCTTTCAAGCTTTGTGCACGGCGTGCTGCTTCTGTGCAGCGTGGCTTTCGTGGCGGGCGCACTGGAATTTATCCCGCTGGCGTGTCTGGCCGCCGTGCTGTTGCACACCGGTTACAAGCTCGCCCGCCCGGCCACGATCCTTGCGCACTATCATCAGGGCTGGCAGCGCTTTGTGCCCTTTGCCGTGACGGTGGTGGCGATCATGGTCACCAACCTGCTTGAAGGCGTCATCATCGGCTTTTTGTGCGGGCTCTACTTTCTGGTGCGGGCCAACTATCACTCCTCGGTCTCGTTTACCCAGCAGGATCGCCACGCCCTGCTGCGCTTTCATACCGATGTCTCCTTCCTCAATCGGGACAAGGTACGTTTCTACCTGGATGACATCGCTGATGGCAGTCATCTGATCATCGATGCGCGTGAGGCGGCATTCATTGATCCTGATATTCAGGAAGACATCGATAATTTCGTTTATTCCTCGCATGAGCGCGACATCGTGGTAGAGCTCAAGCAGGTCAATGGCCTGACGGCCAGCTATCCCGCCTTGCGCCCTGTAGGTACCAATGTGCAGGAGGACAACATGCCTGCAGCGCGGTCTGCCTGA
- a CDS encoding PqiC family protein, translated as MMMQLLHTSWRGAALVALTALAGCAGQATEFHRYTLPLADQRAPEPGVSLPDSAPTVAVSSVRLADYLDGQGVVYQTSDIEVNEAQANLWADSLSAQLTRSLQRTLSGRLKDHRVLGETLAGDRADTGVRVSLSRFQGRYDGMAVLAGQYQLRDAGGNLLTQQPFEIERPLDDDGYPALIRTLSQGWESVGEQIADEITQQEQKAMMTESARARTTPADST; from the coding sequence ATGATGATGCAACTTCTCCACACGTCCTGGCGCGGCGCGGCACTTGTGGCACTCACGGCGCTGGCCGGATGTGCCGGCCAGGCCACCGAGTTTCACCGTTATACGCTGCCGCTGGCCGATCAGCGTGCGCCCGAACCCGGCGTCTCGCTACCCGACAGCGCCCCGACCGTGGCGGTCTCATCGGTGCGGCTGGCCGACTATCTTGACGGCCAGGGGGTGGTCTATCAGACCAGCGACATCGAGGTGAACGAGGCCCAGGCCAATCTATGGGCCGATAGCCTGAGTGCCCAGCTCACCCGCAGCCTGCAACGTACCTTGAGCGGCCGGTTGAAGGATCATCGCGTACTGGGCGAGACCCTGGCCGGTGATCGCGCTGATACCGGCGTGCGAGTATCGCTGTCTCGCTTTCAGGGGCGCTATGACGGCATGGCGGTGCTGGCCGGGCAGTATCAGCTGCGCGATGCCGGCGGCAATCTGCTGACTCAACAGCCCTTCGAGATCGAGCGCCCGCTCGATGACGACGGCTACCCGGCGCTGATACGAACGCTTTCACAGGGCTGGGAGAGCGTCGGCGAACAGATTGCCGACGAGATTACGCAGCAGGAACAAAAGGCCATGATGACCGAGAGCGCTCGTGCTCGTACGACGCCGGCCGACTCGACCTGA
- a CDS encoding bifunctional aminoglycoside phosphotransferase/ATP-binding protein, whose product MSPLSQSLISALRSGRFFNHDVSTLQVYETHISWVILTGERAYKIKKPLDFGFLDFSTLERRRRFCEDEVRLNWRLAGDLYERVVPISGTPDAPVLGGDGEPFEYAICMRQFDNAGLFSTLQANGELTRTMMDDMVDQLVAFHQRAERVSADSAFGAPEAVYAPVVQNFDQIRPLLEDQNDLRRLEELAQRAEELYHRFEPLLAKRQRSGFVRETHGDVHLANVVQHEGRALIFDCIEFNDDLRYNDVCCELAFLLMDLEARGEQALSSHVLNRYLEGSGDHELVRLLPWYKAYRAMVRAKVALFRLQQPDLHPADRDAAMSDYRSYIALAERYSEIDIPWLLISVGVSGSGKSRFTEQVVRSLGAIRLRSDVERKRLCELAPEADSGSSVAGGIYSDDMTRQTYERLASLSGTLMEAGYPVCIDATALKRAQRDRLRHEAEKRGLAALLISFEADDATLRDRLVRRQNRRGEASEAGIEVLDHQLASREAFGEDELAYLIHLDTTAEDANLTLVSLIKERLRLD is encoded by the coding sequence GTGAGCCCCTTGAGTCAGTCACTGATCAGCGCGCTGAGAAGCGGCCGGTTTTTCAATCATGACGTGTCGACCCTGCAGGTGTACGAGACCCACATCTCGTGGGTCATTCTGACCGGCGAGCGCGCCTATAAGATCAAGAAACCGCTGGATTTCGGCTTTCTGGATTTCTCGACGCTTGAGCGCCGCCGCCGTTTCTGTGAAGACGAAGTGCGTCTCAATTGGCGTCTGGCGGGTGATCTCTATGAGCGGGTCGTACCCATCAGCGGCACGCCCGATGCGCCCGTGCTGGGGGGAGACGGCGAGCCCTTCGAATATGCCATCTGCATGCGCCAGTTCGACAACGCCGGGCTTTTCTCGACGCTGCAGGCCAATGGTGAGCTGACCCGCACGATGATGGATGACATGGTGGATCAACTGGTCGCCTTCCATCAGCGCGCCGAACGGGTGTCGGCGGACAGTGCCTTTGGTGCTCCGGAGGCCGTCTATGCACCGGTCGTGCAGAACTTCGATCAGATCCGACCTCTGCTGGAGGATCAAAACGATCTTCGTCGTCTGGAGGAGCTGGCCCAGCGCGCCGAGGAGCTGTATCACCGGTTTGAGCCGCTACTGGCGAAGCGTCAGCGCAGCGGCTTCGTACGTGAAACGCACGGAGACGTACATTTGGCGAATGTGGTACAGCATGAGGGTCGGGCGCTGATCTTTGACTGTATCGAGTTTAATGATGACCTGCGCTACAACGACGTCTGCTGCGAGCTTGCCTTTTTGCTGATGGATCTTGAGGCGCGTGGTGAGCAGGCGTTGTCGAGTCACGTGCTCAATCGCTATCTGGAAGGCAGTGGCGATCACGAACTGGTTCGCCTGTTGCCCTGGTACAAGGCCTATCGCGCCATGGTGCGGGCCAAGGTGGCACTGTTTCGCCTGCAGCAGCCGGACCTGCATCCGGCGGATCGTGACGCGGCGATGTCCGACTATCGCAGCTATATCGCCCTGGCCGAGCGCTACAGCGAGATCGATATCCCCTGGCTTTTGATCAGCGTGGGGGTGTCGGGCAGCGGCAAGAGCCGGTTTACCGAGCAGGTTGTGCGCTCGCTCGGTGCCATACGGCTTCGTTCCGATGTCGAGCGCAAGCGTCTTTGCGAGCTGGCGCCCGAGGCCGATTCGGGCTCAAGCGTGGCCGGTGGCATCTACAGCGATGACATGACCCGTCAGACCTATGAGCGACTGGCTTCGCTGAGCGGTACGCTGATGGAAGCCGGCTATCCGGTCTGTATCGATGCTACCGCACTCAAGCGTGCTCAGCGCGATCGACTACGACACGAGGCCGAGAAGCGTGGTCTGGCGGCGCTTTTAATCAGTTTCGAAGCGGATGATGCAACGCTGCGAGATCGTCTCGTACGACGACAGAACAGGCGTGGTGAGGCATCAGAGGCAGGCATTGAGGTGCTTGATCACCAGCTCGCCTCGCGCGAAGCCTTCGGCGAGGATGAGCTGGCCTATCTGATTCATCTGGATACCACGGCCGAGGATGCCAATCTGACGCTGGTGTCGCTGATCAAGGAGCGGCTGCGTCTGGACTGA
- a CDS encoding carbonic anhydrase produces MRFVERLLLENQAWAGEIKHRDPHMFDRLSAGQSPEVLWIGCSDSRVPAEQICNTSPGEMFIHRNVANRVCPNEAGFMSVLEYAVAVLKVRHIIVCGHHRCGGVQAAMTDENTGFSHLDNHLDGIRDIRRRHANELAKMNNDADRLDQMVALNVIDQVRTLSELPLIKAQWSCHQRPTIHGMVYALETGRLREIERWDGEHCEAVQACAV; encoded by the coding sequence ATGCGTTTTGTCGAGAGATTGCTGCTGGAAAATCAGGCTTGGGCCGGTGAAATCAAACATCGCGATCCACACATGTTTGATCGCTTGAGTGCCGGACAATCTCCGGAAGTGCTGTGGATCGGCTGCTCCGATAGCCGTGTTCCTGCCGAACAGATTTGTAATACCTCGCCGGGGGAAATGTTCATTCACCGCAATGTCGCCAACCGGGTCTGCCCGAATGAAGCGGGCTTTATGAGCGTTCTTGAATACGCTGTTGCTGTATTAAAGGTCCGTCATATCATCGTCTGCGGTCATCATCGATGCGGAGGAGTTCAGGCCGCAATGACAGATGAAAATACCGGGTTTTCTCATCTCGATAATCATCTGGATGGCATTCGTGATATCAGAAGAAGGCATGCCAATGAGCTGGCAAAAATGAACAATGATGCTGACCGTCTTGATCAAATGGTAGCGCTCAATGTAATCGACCAGGTCAGGACGCTTAGTGAGCTGCCCTTGATAAAGGCGCAATGGTCATGCCATCAGCGTCCGACAATACATGGGATGGTATATGCGCTCGAAACCGGAAGACTGCGCGAAATCGAACGCTGGGACGGTGAACACTGTGAGGCCGTTCAGGCATGTGCAGTTTGA
- the hemW gene encoding radical SAM family heme chaperone HemW, which produces MSFLPPLALYIHVPWCVRKCPYCDFNSHALSGALPEAAYIDALLADLDAEMINVQGRPLTSIFIGGGTPSLVSGAGYQRLLAGIEARLTLAPDIEITLEANPGTFERERFLDFRRAGINRLSVGVQSFDNDALARLGRIHDADEAVRAISTAREVGFDEINIDLMHGLPGQDKARALADIDQALALAPSHLSWYQLTLEPNTAFYSHPPTLPEEDVLADIQDAGQARLEGAGFQRYEISAWSRPGHEARHNLNYWRFGDYLGIGAGAHGKISRPDDEGLTIERRWKTRQPETYLARHDDPRGFLAGHRRLSRDERGLEFLMNALRLSDGVPRALWHQHTGLDDARLDAHTRAAIARELMSETHSRIQATPLGLLFLNDLLALCDDSVLARS; this is translated from the coding sequence ATGTCCTTCCTGCCGCCCCTGGCGCTATATATCCATGTTCCATGGTGCGTGCGCAAGTGTCCCTACTGCGACTTCAACTCTCATGCGCTATCGGGTGCACTGCCCGAAGCGGCCTATATCGATGCCCTGCTGGCCGATCTTGATGCCGAGATGATCAACGTGCAGGGACGGCCGCTGACGTCGATTTTTATCGGCGGCGGCACGCCCAGCCTGGTCAGTGGCGCCGGCTACCAGCGACTGCTGGCCGGCATCGAGGCACGCCTGACCCTCGCACCGGACATCGAAATTACCCTGGAGGCCAATCCGGGGACGTTTGAGCGCGAGCGCTTTCTTGACTTTCGCCGCGCCGGTATCAATCGGCTGTCGGTGGGGGTGCAGAGCTTTGACAACGACGCACTGGCCCGGCTGGGCCGCATTCATGATGCAGATGAGGCCGTACGTGCCATTTCCACCGCTCGTGAGGTCGGTTTCGACGAGATCAACATTGATCTGATGCATGGCCTGCCGGGGCAGGACAAGGCCCGTGCGCTTGCCGACATCGATCAGGCTCTGGCGCTTGCGCCTTCGCATCTGTCCTGGTATCAGCTCACGCTCGAACCCAATACGGCCTTTTATTCGCATCCGCCGACGCTGCCTGAAGAGGACGTGCTGGCCGACATTCAGGACGCCGGTCAGGCACGGCTGGAGGGTGCCGGGTTTCAGCGCTACGAGATTTCGGCATGGTCGCGTCCCGGACATGAGGCCCGACACAACCTGAATTACTGGCGCTTTGGGGACTACCTGGGGATCGGAGCCGGCGCCCATGGCAAGATATCGCGCCCGGATGATGAGGGGCTTACGATCGAGCGGCGCTGGAAAACCCGCCAGCCCGAGACCTATCTCGCCCGCCATGATGATCCGCGTGGTTTTCTGGCCGGCCACCGAAGGCTTTCACGCGATGAGCGCGGGCTCGAATTTCTGATGAATGCCCTGCGTCTGAGTGACGGCGTCCCTCGCGCGCTCTGGCATCAGCATACCGGGCTCGACGATGCGCGTCTGGACGCTCACACTAGAGCGGCCATCGCACGCGAGTTGATGTCTGAAACACACTCACGCATTCAGGCCACGCCGTTGGGGCTTTTGTTTCTCAATGATTTGCTGGCGCTATGCGATGATTCGGTTCTGGCCCGCTCATGA
- the rdgB gene encoding RdgB/HAM1 family non-canonical purine NTP pyrophosphatase, producing MSATRSLVVASNNAGKLREFRELLEPLAWELTTQADHGISAVEETGLTFVENALLKARAACLGSGLPALADDSGLAVTALGGAPGIYSARYSGVQGNDQANNDKLLEALADVPEGQRGAHYHCVLVYMRHAEDPVPIIVQGSWPGEILSLPRGEGGFGYDPLFWVPEQGLSVAELSPELKNRISHRGRALTALLEQMER from the coding sequence ATGTCTGCTACACGCTCTCTCGTTGTCGCCAGCAATAATGCCGGCAAGCTGCGGGAGTTCCGCGAGCTGCTGGAGCCGCTGGCGTGGGAACTGACCACTCAGGCCGACCATGGTATATCGGCCGTTGAAGAGACCGGCTTGACCTTTGTTGAAAATGCACTGCTCAAGGCTCGTGCGGCCTGTCTGGGCAGCGGTCTGCCGGCTCTGGCCGATGACTCCGGTCTGGCCGTGACAGCACTGGGCGGTGCTCCGGGTATTTATTCGGCGCGCTACAGTGGTGTTCAGGGCAATGACCAGGCCAACAACGACAAGCTGCTCGAGGCGCTGGCTGATGTTCCCGAAGGTCAGCGTGGCGCGCATTATCACTGCGTGCTTGTCTATATGCGCCATGCCGAGGACCCGGTGCCCATCATCGTTCAGGGCAGCTGGCCCGGAGAAATTCTTTCCCTGCCGCGCGGTGAGGGCGGGTTTGGCTATGATCCCCTGTTCTGGGTGCCCGAGCAGGGTCTGAGCGTGGCTGAACTTTCTCCCGAGCTCAAGAATCGGATCAGTCACCGCGGTCGCGCGCTGACCGCCCTGCTTGAGCAGATGGAGCGCTGA